The Saprospiraceae bacterium genome includes a window with the following:
- the coaBC gene encoding bifunctional phosphopantothenoylcysteine decarboxylase/phosphopantothenate--cysteine ligase CoaBC, with protein MLQGKKILLGITGSIAAYKSAILCRLLIKEGCEVKVVMTHAARSFISPLTLSTLSGHSVGIDINDGETWNNHVELGIWADILLIAPCTATTISKTAHGLADNFLAACYLSAKCPVVFAPAMDLDMWQHPSTIGNLKKLQEYGNHIIPVGNGFLASGLHGEGRMAEPEEIVQYITKYFTVKHDLAHKKILITAGPTFEALDPVRFIGNRSSGKMGYAIAEQCAQRGAKVTIISGPVQLSTRTLGIDIVNIESANQMHLAASERFDDADIIILAAAVADYTPVIVANQKIKKTEQQFSIELKRTVDIAADFGKRKIKDKLLVGFALETNNEIENATKKLHTKNLDIIVLNTLNDAGAGFQHDTNRITILDRKGNNNTYPLKSKSDVASDIVDYIVNYLNLDQ; from the coding sequence ATGCTGCAGGGTAAAAAAATACTGTTAGGAATTACAGGCAGTATTGCTGCTTATAAATCTGCGATATTATGCCGATTATTGATAAAAGAAGGGTGTGAAGTTAAGGTCGTAATGACTCATGCAGCTAGGAGTTTTATTTCACCGCTTACACTCTCTACACTTAGCGGGCATTCTGTAGGTATAGATATCAATGACGGAGAGACATGGAATAATCATGTCGAACTGGGTATATGGGCAGATATTTTACTGATAGCTCCATGTACTGCAACCACAATATCCAAAACAGCTCATGGTCTTGCTGATAATTTTCTTGCTGCCTGTTATCTTTCTGCCAAATGTCCGGTGGTGTTTGCTCCTGCCATGGACTTGGATATGTGGCAACATCCTTCCACTATTGGTAATCTAAAGAAACTTCAGGAATATGGTAACCACATTATTCCTGTGGGAAATGGTTTTCTGGCAAGCGGTCTACACGGAGAAGGGCGCATGGCCGAACCTGAAGAAATTGTTCAATATATCACAAAATATTTTACGGTAAAGCATGATTTAGCTCATAAAAAAATACTTATCACAGCTGGCCCAACTTTTGAAGCTTTAGATCCTGTGCGCTTCATTGGAAACAGAAGCAGCGGTAAAATGGGGTATGCTATCGCTGAACAATGTGCTCAGAGAGGAGCTAAAGTTACCATAATATCCGGACCTGTTCAATTAAGTACTCGAACCTTGGGTATAGATATTGTAAACATAGAGTCCGCAAACCAAATGCACCTTGCTGCCAGTGAAAGGTTTGATGATGCTGACATTATAATTCTGGCTGCAGCAGTAGCAGATTACACACCGGTCATCGTGGCTAATCAAAAAATAAAAAAGACAGAACAACAGTTTTCTATTGAATTGAAAAGAACTGTCGATATTGCAGCAGATTTTGGTAAAAGAAAAATTAAAGACAAGCTTTTAGTCGGATTCGCATTGGAAACAAATAATGAAATTGAAAACGCAACTAAAAAATTACATACCAAAAACCTCGATATTATCGTTCTAAATACACTCAATGATGCTGGAGCTGGTTTTCAGCATGATACCAACAGAATTACAATATTGGACCGAAAAGGAAACAACAATACCTATCCATTAAAAAGTAAGTCTGATGTTGCGTCTGACATCGTTGATTATATTGTGAATTACTTGAATCTTGATCAATGA
- a CDS encoding transposase, with protein sequence MTKGSTYLKDFEEEIKQALLKSSVLHADETGIIVDVLLHWMHVLSTDKYTYLRVHAKRKSVI encoded by the coding sequence ATCACAAAAGGTTCGACATACTTAAAGGACTTTGAAGAAGAAATTAAACAAGCCTTACTTAAATCATCCGTATTGCACGCGGACGAGACTGGCATAATAGTAGATGTTTTATTGCATTGGATGCATGTATTGAGCACAGATAAATATACCTATTTGAGAGTGCACGCAAAGAGGAAGTCAGTCATTTGA
- a CDS encoding phosphoribosylglycinamide formyltransferase yields the protein MLKIAIFASGGGSNAKKIIEYFKNHHVISVELIVTNNTTSGVISIAEKNNIPVLVIKKSDLSDVDILFEKLQVFQIKYIILAGFLLLIPKILIVSFPGRILNIHPSLLPKYGGKGMYGHHVHEKVKSNRENETGMTVHLVNEKFDDGKILFQEKCNITPEMTSEEIATEVLKLEHKNYSRIIEDYIIKHES from the coding sequence GTGTTAAAAATAGCAATTTTTGCATCCGGTGGAGGGAGTAATGCAAAAAAAATCATAGAGTATTTTAAGAACCACCACGTAATCAGTGTTGAGCTGATTGTGACCAATAACACAACTTCTGGTGTCATCAGTATTGCTGAAAAAAATAATATTCCAGTTTTGGTAATCAAAAAATCCGATTTAAGTGATGTTGATATTCTTTTTGAGAAGCTCCAGGTTTTTCAAATCAAGTACATTATACTGGCAGGTTTTCTGTTATTGATTCCCAAAATACTTATTGTATCTTTTCCGGGAAGAATTTTGAATATACATCCATCACTATTGCCTAAATATGGCGGTAAAGGAATGTATGGGCATCATGTACATGAAAAAGTCAAATCCAACCGAGAGAACGAAACTGGAATGACTGTGCACCTTGTGAACGAAAAGTTTGATGACGGAAAGATATTATTTCAGGAAAAATGTAACATAACCCCCGAAATGACATCTGAAGAGATAGCGACTGAAGTGCTGAAATTGGAACATAAAAATTACAGCAGAATTATTGAAGATTATATCATCAAGCATGAATCCTAA
- a CDS encoding aminotransferase class IV, with protein sequence MSLLVETIKLDHGCFINADLHEHRLNLARKFLFGILKPLSLVGYLRSLDVPVDGHYKCRIIYAEDIVDYQISPSIIRTISTLRLVTNNDIVYSFKFLKRVDLDALFLEKGNADEILVCRNGLITDAYYYNVVFQKGDDYFTPSSPLLEGIQRQFLLNTQRISKKNIKAGDIYKYDYIHLINALTPLHAIKISVDHIII encoded by the coding sequence ATGTCCCTGTTAGTAGAAACAATTAAGTTGGACCATGGCTGTTTTATCAATGCCGACCTTCATGAACACAGGTTAAATCTTGCAAGGAAGTTTTTGTTTGGAATACTCAAGCCATTAAGTCTGGTGGGCTACCTCAGATCATTGGATGTTCCTGTTGATGGGCATTACAAATGCAGAATTATTTATGCTGAAGACATCGTTGATTATCAGATTTCTCCAAGCATAATAAGGACAATATCTACGCTCAGATTGGTGACAAATAACGATATTGTATACTCATTCAAATTTTTGAAGAGGGTTGATTTGGACGCATTATTTCTGGAAAAAGGAAATGCTGACGAAATTTTGGTGTGTAGAAATGGACTTATTACGGATGCATATTATTATAATGTTGTTTTTCAGAAAGGTGATGACTATTTCACCCCTTCATCTCCTTTGCTGGAAGGGATTCAGAGACAGTTTTTATTAAACACACAAAGGATCTCGAAAAAAAATATTAAAGCCGGTGACATTTATAAGTATGATTATATTCATTTAATCAATGCTCTGACACCTCTTCATGCTATCAAAATTTCTGTTGATCATATTATCATATAA
- a CDS encoding OmpA family protein yields MTNKIFTLLIVMIVSTISTFAQETASKVTDEMTVNAEQNKNWRMGQTAYSAKPKNAWELGIHAGHYLIDGDVDRRLPAGYGFGVHLRKAIHYVFSVRADFMYGQAKGLDPQMWTHSSKGGGLVEPVFNDYRTQDGWFPAHKTSYGYLALQGVVNIGNLLFHKDRNKWNWYAAVGGGLSSHKTMLDLKNGSAAYSGLASIQNAGDLNTKAGRKDIKAAIDAKYDGTYETESWKKVGIFRLGDETNIHLVFTASMGVSRKLSQRINLGIEHQVMTADNDMLDGIRFRTSGDQTNNNDISHYTNLRLGINLGNFNKVTEPLYWLNPLDAQMNDIASLKQRPVFDLTDTDGDGVIDMLDKEVDTPAGAAVDTRGIALDSDGDGIADYKDKEPFSPPGYVVSKEGVADVKCCITMDDVNKAINAKAGAMKSDDCGKWFLPMIHFDLDKANIKPEFYGHLHHVATVMKMCPDVCVTVQGHTDVRSSNNYNSSLSYNRAENVVNYLVSQYGLDRNRIKLMYGGEETPMVGSSRREVEHYMNRRVEIRVCQPTDSEMARPEGYVPSKGVKSTSKFIGNKNSGF; encoded by the coding sequence ATGACAAACAAAATTTTTACATTACTTATAGTAATGATAGTCTCAACAATTTCAACTTTTGCCCAAGAAACAGCTTCTAAGGTAACTGATGAAATGACTGTTAACGCTGAGCAGAACAAAAACTGGAGAATGGGTCAAACAGCATACTCCGCAAAGCCTAAAAACGCCTGGGAACTGGGTATACACGCTGGTCACTATCTCATAGATGGAGACGTAGACAGAAGGCTACCTGCCGGTTATGGTTTTGGTGTGCACCTGAGAAAGGCCATTCATTATGTATTTTCTGTCAGGGCTGATTTTATGTATGGTCAGGCCAAAGGTTTAGACCCTCAAATGTGGACACACTCAAGCAAAGGCGGTGGTTTAGTTGAACCTGTATTTAACGATTACAGAACCCAAGATGGATGGTTTCCTGCACACAAAACTTCTTATGGCTATCTGGCTTTACAAGGAGTAGTGAATATTGGAAATTTACTCTTTCACAAGGACAGAAACAAATGGAACTGGTATGCGGCTGTAGGGGGAGGATTAAGTTCGCATAAAACAATGCTGGATTTAAAAAATGGTTCTGCAGCATACAGCGGATTAGCATCAATACAAAATGCTGGAGATTTAAACACCAAAGCAGGTAGAAAAGACATCAAGGCTGCGATTGATGCAAAATATGATGGAACCTATGAAACTGAAAGCTGGAAAAAAGTGGGTATTTTCAGACTTGGAGATGAAACTAATATACACTTAGTATTTACTGCATCTATGGGTGTTTCAAGAAAACTAAGCCAAAGAATCAATCTTGGTATTGAACATCAGGTAATGACTGCTGACAATGACATGCTTGATGGTATCAGATTCAGAACATCAGGTGATCAAACAAATAACAATGATATATCACATTATACCAATCTACGTTTAGGTATCAACTTAGGTAACTTCAACAAAGTCACTGAGCCATTATACTGGTTAAATCCATTGGATGCTCAAATGAACGATATAGCTTCTCTCAAACAAAGACCAGTATTTGACCTTACCGATACTGATGGTGACGGGGTTATTGATATGCTGGACAAAGAAGTAGACACACCTGCAGGAGCCGCAGTGGATACTAGAGGCATAGCATTGGATAGTGACGGTGATGGTATTGCTGATTATAAAGATAAAGAACCATTCTCTCCTCCGGGATATGTAGTAAGTAAAGAAGGTGTGGCAGATGTAAAGTGTTGCATTACAATGGATGATGTAAATAAAGCGATAAACGCCAAAGCCGGTGCCATGAAAAGTGATGATTGTGGAAAATGGTTTTTACCGATGATACATTTTGATCTTGACAAAGCAAATATTAAACCTGAATTTTATGGACATCTTCATCATGTTGCTACAGTAATGAAAATGTGTCCGGATGTATGTGTCACGGTTCAAGGACATACAGATGTTAGATCATCAAATAATTATAACAGCAGTCTATCTTACAATAGGGCTGAAAATGTTGTGAATTATTTAGTTTCACAATATGGATTAGACAGAAACAGAATAAAGCTGATGTATGGAGGTGAAGAAACTCCTATGGTTGGTTCTTCAAGAAGAGAAGTAGAACACTATATGAATAGAAGAGTAGAAATAAGAGTTTGTCAACCTACTGATAGTGAAATGGCAAGACCTGAAGGTTATGTTCCTTCAAAAGGTGTCAAATCCACATCTAAATTTATAGGTAATAAAAACAGTGGGTTTTAA
- a CDS encoding DUF4835 family protein — MKLRIFFTGLFFSAFFSMLLAQELNFNVNVITQASLKSLNSDASLFKDLEKNLTEFINTTKWGEDEFQQHEKIRGSLQLTITEEVQPTIFKAEIVFQSERPVFNSTYSSPMISVIDKNVTFAFNGLNPILKTTNTFYDNLSAIVSFYAYYALGVDYDSFRINGGEPYFQRCMDVITSLPANYTNDEGWKNDGAGRRNRYWLTENVLNPRLRQFRQAYYEYHRLSLDKMFDEPDKSRAILLSAITSMGQANIDYPNTYLMQMFSDTKKDEIVEIFKIGDKGQKTKVKTIMVGIDPSRSDKYNILN, encoded by the coding sequence ATGAAACTAAGAATTTTTTTTACTGGTTTGTTTTTTTCTGCGTTTTTTAGCATGCTTTTAGCCCAGGAGCTGAATTTCAATGTAAATGTAATAACACAGGCATCACTGAAATCACTTAATTCTGATGCATCCTTATTTAAAGATTTGGAAAAAAATCTTACAGAATTTATCAATACTACCAAATGGGGCGAAGATGAGTTTCAACAACATGAAAAAATCAGAGGCTCATTGCAATTAACAATCACTGAAGAAGTACAACCAACTATTTTTAAAGCAGAGATAGTCTTTCAGTCTGAAAGACCCGTATTTAATTCAACTTATTCAAGCCCAATGATTTCCGTTATTGACAAAAATGTAACTTTTGCATTTAACGGCTTAAACCCAATTTTGAAAACTACTAACACATTTTATGATAACCTGTCAGCAATTGTAAGTTTTTATGCATATTATGCATTGGGTGTAGATTATGACTCGTTCAGGATTAATGGCGGAGAGCCCTATTTTCAGCGATGTATGGATGTGATTACTTCTTTGCCGGCTAACTATACCAACGATGAAGGTTGGAAAAATGATGGTGCAGGCCGACGCAACAGGTATTGGTTGACTGAAAATGTATTAAATCCTAGATTGAGACAATTCAGACAGGCATATTACGAATATCACAGATTGAGCTTAGATAAGATGTTTGACGAACCAGATAAAAGCAGGGCAATATTACTAAGTGCTATCACATCAATGGGGCAGGCCAATATTGATTATCCAAATACTTACCTGATGCAGATGTTTAGCGATACAAAAAAAGATGAGATCGTCGAAATATTTAAGATTGGGGACAAAGGACAGAAAACAAAAGTAAAAACTATTATGGTTGGTATTGATCCAAGCAGGTCGGATAAATATAATATACTAAATTAG
- a CDS encoding DNA-directed RNA polymerase subunit omega, whose translation MTTDIKSKVQGLDPNIKPRDIKGLAAQTTSVYESIAVITKRAEQISIEMKNELHSKLDEFASTSETIEEILENKEQIEISKFYERLPNPAIIATEEFLRDHLEFGYSEKRGHTEE comes from the coding sequence ATGACAACGGATATTAAATCAAAGGTGCAAGGTTTAGACCCTAATATCAAACCAAGAGATATAAAAGGTCTGGCAGCCCAAACCACTAGTGTGTATGAATCTATAGCCGTGATTACAAAAAGGGCAGAGCAGATTTCTATTGAGATGAAGAATGAATTGCATTCCAAGCTGGATGAATTTGCAAGTACTTCAGAGACAATTGAAGAAATTCTGGAGAATAAAGAACAGATTGAAATAAGTAAGTTTTATGAAAGGCTTCCTAATCCGGCCATCATAGCAACGGAAGAATTTTTGCGTGACCACCTTGAGTTTGGGTATAGCGAAAAAAGAGGGCATACTGAAGAATAA
- a CDS encoding aminodeoxychorismate synthase component I, with protein sequence METSININWVERMNELGRERVPFLFILDYELKSPLIYTLDSVPFNILFKLNQIKNYTLSGTISKNLEFDKVPISVDQYAGSFKSIMEELNYGNTFLINLTFPTEIMTNYNLRELFNVSHAKYKLYFKDEFIVSSPESFIQIVENKIKTFPMKGTIDASIKNARNIIMNDPKETAEHYTIVDLLRNDLSKVADNVTVERFRYIEEVHTSSKTLYQVSSEITGQLGPDYPCRLGDIFRDILPAGSISGAPKKKTVEIIEQNEICPRGFYTGIFGIFDGVNVDSGVMIRYIESVRDKMYYRSGCGITHQSDMQSEYNEMNEKVYVPVSRNN encoded by the coding sequence ATGGAGACATCGATAAATATCAATTGGGTCGAAAGAATGAATGAGTTGGGACGGGAAAGAGTTCCTTTTCTTTTCATTCTTGATTATGAATTAAAATCTCCTCTGATTTATACTTTGGACAGTGTACCTTTCAATATACTTTTCAAATTGAATCAAATTAAAAATTATACTTTGTCAGGTACTATTTCAAAGAATTTGGAGTTTGATAAAGTACCAATTTCAGTGGATCAATATGCAGGATCTTTTAAATCCATAATGGAGGAACTGAATTATGGTAATACATTTTTAATCAACCTGACTTTTCCGACTGAAATAATGACAAACTACAATCTTCGCGAGTTATTTAATGTGTCTCATGCAAAATATAAATTATATTTCAAAGATGAGTTTATAGTATCGTCACCGGAATCATTTATACAGATTGTCGAAAATAAAATCAAAACTTTTCCTATGAAAGGTACTATTGATGCCAGTATTAAAAATGCCAGAAATATTATTATGAACGACCCTAAAGAAACAGCCGAACACTACACAATTGTTGATCTCCTCAGAAATGACCTGAGTAAGGTGGCTGATAATGTAACAGTTGAAAGATTTAGATACATTGAAGAAGTTCATACTTCCAGTAAGACTTTATATCAGGTGAGTTCTGAAATTACTGGTCAATTAGGCCCTGATTATCCTTGTAGATTGGGTGATATATTTAGGGATATTCTCCCTGCAGGTAGTATAAGTGGAGCGCCAAAAAAGAAAACGGTTGAAATAATTGAACAAAATGAAATTTGCCCACGAGGGTTTTACACTGGTATTTTTGGAATATTTGATGGTGTAAATGTAGATTCCGGCGTGATGATTCGTTATATCGAAAGTGTAAGGGATAAAATGTATTACAGAAGCGGATGTGGAATTACTCATCAAAGTGACATGCAATCAGAATATAATGAAATGAATGAAAAAGTTTATGTCCCTGTTAGTAGAAACAATTAA
- a CDS encoding transposase, which produces MIEKYRGNLIHDFFKSYFGLSSSKHNPCGAHITRELDSLVDYQSRWAHKFKELYYELLHQDHHHNQSIKQQIFQRYKTILNEGKLEEPEPKRSGKRGRMKKSKGLNLILRLEEYMHQVLEFAFNPMIPFTNNQAERDLRHCKIKQKYPDVLDH; this is translated from the coding sequence GTGATTGAAAAATATAGAGGGAACCTAATACATGATTTTTTTAAGAGCTATTTTGGCCTAAGTTCATCAAAACACAATCCGTGTGGAGCACACATAACAAGAGAATTAGATTCATTAGTTGATTACCAATCACGATGGGCTCACAAATTTAAGGAACTTTACTATGAATTATTACACCAAGACCATCATCACAATCAGTCGATAAAGCAACAAATATTCCAGAGATATAAAACTATACTAAATGAAGGGAAATTAGAAGAGCCCGAACCTAAAAGATCAGGTAAAAGAGGTCGGATGAAAAAATCAAAAGGACTAAATTTAATCCTAAGGCTAGAAGAATATATGCACCAAGTACTGGAATTTGCGTTTAATCCAATGATTCCATTTACAAACAACCAAGCTGAGAGAGATTTAAGACATTGTAAGATAAAGCAAAAGTATCCGGATGTTTTAGATCACTAA